In the Thermococcus sp. MAR1 genome, one interval contains:
- a CDS encoding cyclic nucleotide-binding/CBS domain-containing protein has translation MAPRIAVGQVVKRKAVIVKPDDTVHRVARILSKNKVGSAVVVKGDEIVGIITDRDILDKVVAKGRDPKTVKVEEVMTKKPITIEDDYEVQDAIDKMMDKGIRRLLVTRLGRPIGFVTAADLLAALNTYSSGAEEETSEETEVYGICELCGQYGPLYKVYIEGGEKWICESCKDSLNL, from the coding sequence ATGGCACCTAGGATAGCCGTGGGACAAGTGGTTAAGAGGAAGGCAGTCATCGTCAAGCCGGACGACACCGTCCACAGAGTCGCCAGAATCCTCTCAAAGAACAAGGTAGGGAGTGCCGTTGTGGTTAAGGGCGACGAGATCGTTGGAATAATAACCGACCGCGACATACTCGACAAGGTCGTCGCAAAGGGACGCGATCCGAAGACCGTCAAGGTCGAGGAGGTCATGACCAAGAAGCCAATAACAATCGAGGACGACTACGAGGTTCAGGACGCGATTGACAAGATGATGGACAAGGGCATCAGGAGGCTTCTCGTTACTAGACTGGGAAGGCCGATAGGCTTCGTCACCGCGGCAGACCTTCTAGCTGCGCTCAACACTTACTCCAGCGGAGCCGAGGAGGAGACCAGCGAGGAGACCGAGGTCTACGGCATCTGCGAGCTCTGCGGCCAATATGGCCCGCTCTACAAGGTCTACATCGAGGGCGGCGAGAAGTGGATATGCGAGAGCTGCAAGGACAGCCTCAATCTCTGA
- the mtnA gene encoding S-methyl-5-thioribose-1-phosphate isomerase, protein MEIRYRPEGLTRLPRSVRYEKGKVIMIDQTLLPGEFKTIELATVDQVAEAIVTMKVRGAPAIGASAAFGLALYADTTKAKTKDEFMDGFYSAYDRLKNTRPTAVNLFWALNRIKKLVEENLESPLDEIKRLIVTEAQKIADEDVEANLRMGHYGAEALPEGNVLTHCNAGSLATVQLGTVGAVLRVMHRDGNLKLLWVDETRPVLQGARLSAWEYHYDGIPLKLITDNMAGFVMQQGKVDAIIVGADRIVANGDFANKIGTYTLAVLAKEHGIPFFTVAPLSTIDMSLKSGKEIPIEERKPEEVLTCGGCKIAPDVDVYNPAFDVTPHKYLTGIITDQGVVYPPFERNLKRLFKEEP, encoded by the coding sequence GTGGAGATAAGGTATAGACCTGAGGGACTCACGAGGCTTCCGAGGAGCGTGAGGTATGAGAAGGGAAAGGTTATCATGATCGACCAGACCCTTTTGCCGGGAGAGTTCAAGACGATAGAGCTGGCGACCGTTGACCAAGTCGCGGAAGCGATAGTCACGATGAAGGTCCGCGGTGCCCCGGCGATAGGGGCTTCCGCCGCCTTTGGTTTAGCTCTCTACGCGGACACGACGAAGGCCAAAACCAAGGACGAGTTCATGGACGGATTTTACTCGGCCTACGACAGGCTCAAGAACACGAGGCCGACGGCTGTAAACCTCTTCTGGGCCCTCAACAGGATAAAGAAGCTCGTGGAGGAAAACCTTGAGAGCCCGCTCGACGAGATTAAGAGGCTCATCGTCACGGAGGCGCAGAAGATAGCGGACGAAGACGTTGAGGCCAACCTCAGAATGGGGCACTACGGAGCCGAAGCCCTGCCTGAGGGGAACGTTCTCACCCACTGCAACGCGGGAAGCTTGGCAACCGTCCAGCTCGGAACCGTTGGAGCTGTCCTCAGGGTCATGCACAGGGACGGAAACCTGAAGCTCCTCTGGGTGGACGAGACGAGGCCCGTCCTCCAGGGCGCGAGGCTTTCCGCGTGGGAGTACCACTACGACGGCATTCCGCTAAAGCTGATAACCGACAACATGGCCGGCTTTGTGATGCAGCAGGGGAAGGTTGACGCGATAATAGTTGGCGCTGACAGGATAGTGGCCAACGGGGACTTCGCCAACAAGATTGGCACCTACACTTTGGCAGTTTTGGCGAAGGAGCACGGGATACCGTTCTTCACGGTCGCGCCGCTGTCAACGATTGACATGAGCCTCAAGAGCGGAAAGGAGATACCCATAGAGGAGAGAAAGCCCGAGGAAGTCCTCACCTGCGGTGGCTGTAAGATTGCCCCCGATGTGGACGTCTACAACCCGGCCTTCGACGTCACGCCCCACAAGTATCTCACCGGAATAATCACGGATCAGGGCGTCGTTTATCCACCATTCGAGAGGAATTTGAAGAGGCTGTTCAAGGAAGAACCGTGA
- a CDS encoding NTPase encodes MTLRIFVTGPAGVGKTTLVERVAKEVDRWGYLVGGMITREVRRGGRRVGFKITALDTGEEGTLASVRGTSHLPGVPFGKYVVHVDEINRVGVSAIKRALVEADLIVIDEIGPMEYKSDEFIRVVGEVLKSEKPLLAVVHRKMADKFRPLGKLYTLSVENRNRVFAEVMDEVMKELKGVRD; translated from the coding sequence ATGACGCTGAGGATATTCGTGACCGGTCCGGCGGGAGTCGGGAAGACAACGCTCGTGGAGCGGGTTGCTAAAGAAGTCGATCGCTGGGGCTATCTCGTCGGCGGGATGATCACGAGAGAAGTGCGGAGGGGAGGAAGGCGCGTGGGATTTAAGATCACTGCCCTCGACACCGGAGAGGAGGGAACCCTGGCCAGCGTTAGGGGAACCTCGCACCTCCCAGGAGTCCCATTCGGGAAGTACGTCGTTCACGTCGATGAGATAAACCGCGTCGGTGTTTCGGCGATAAAACGCGCCCTTGTTGAGGCTGACCTGATTGTCATAGACGAAATCGGCCCGATGGAGTACAAGAGCGACGAGTTCATCCGCGTTGTGGGGGAAGTTCTGAAGTCAGAAAAGCCCCTTCTGGCAGTTGTCCACAGGAAGATGGCCGACAAGTTCCGCCCCCTTGGAAAGCTCTACACGCTGAGCGTCGAGAACAGAAACAGAGTCTTCGCTGAGGTAATGGACGAAGTTATGAAAGAACTGAAGGGAGTCAGAGATTGA